A DNA window from Impatiens glandulifera chromosome 7, dImpGla2.1, whole genome shotgun sequence contains the following coding sequences:
- the LOC124944951 gene encoding uncharacterized protein LOC124944951, giving the protein MESNGNEIQVAARRFWNIVRGMILVLRKNICNKKKLTMFDFDIMFKRGKLAGKNIIHNLAFHSQSKAGARYHFPSQLGPHHEYEFSCSNTPARVFPFPFRNKNNNNNHFFACAHAPETADDIPCSSGSFTFSSSELLESPAVAAFLKSPMFYNANSSPALPGFGRTPISRQLRVTDSPYPVHDLEESCHVDKAAEEFILKFYEHLRKQDSMARKK; this is encoded by the coding sequence atggAATCAAACGGTAACGAAATACAAGTGGCAGCCCGAAGATTCTGGAACATAGTACGAGGAATGATTCTAGTTTTAAGGAAAAACATATGCAACAAAAAGAAGCTAACCATGTTCGATTTCGACATCATGTTCAAACGCGGCAAACTCGCTGGAAAAAACATCATACACAACCTCGCCTTCCACAGCCAGTCTAAAGCCGGTGCTCGTTACCATTTCCCTTCCCAACTCGGCCCTCATCACGAATACGAATTCAGCTGCAGCAACACTCCCGCCCGTGTTTTCCCATTCCCTTTCCGCaacaagaacaacaacaacaaccactTCTTCGCTTGCGCCCACGCCCCTGAAACCGCGGATGACATCCCCTGTTCCTCGGGTAGCTTCACGTTTAGCTCGTCAGAGCTGCTTGAATCTCCGGCAGTGGCGGCGTTTCTTAAGAGTCCTATGTTCTACAATGCCAACTCATCCCCTGCCCTGCCCGGATTTGGCAGGACGCCGATCTCGAGGCAGTTAAGGGTGACGGATTCGCCGTACCCTGTTCATGATTTGGAGGAAAGTTGTCATGTTGATAAGGCGGCCGAAGAAttcattcttaaattttatgaaCATTTGAGGAAACAGGATTCAATGGCTAGGAAGAagtga